The genomic stretch CAGCGTTGTAGCAGTTTGTTTTCGCCAAACAGCACATATAAATAGGATATAGAAAGCTTAACTAAAGTGCTTCTAGTTACAGGAGGTTGGTTGTTAAAGGTTTAAATCGGGAGTAGAAAAGAAGTGAAAAAAAATATCGTGGTATAGCCGGGGGGACTATACCACGGGTGTCAATGACACCTTCGCTTGCTGCCGGAGTGACATGTTGCCATGCCACCTCTGGAATTCTTTTAAGAGGTTGCCCTCTCGATGGAATAACTATACGAGACCTTACTTATTTTTCTTATAAAAATAACGACAGGTTGATATGAGAAAAGCGACAATGTTGATTTTTCATCTTAAGTTATTGATTTTATGGGATAGTATTTGTTCTGATTAGGCGATGTTAAGTTTTTGTTTCTTTTTAATGGTTTTAAAAATGTCGATTTTGACGAAAATGACGAGGTAAAACTTAACGGAGTTAACGTTCAAAATATGAAAGGCAATTATGGAATCTTTGATTTCACACAATGAATGGAAGGGTATAGAGGAGTATTATCGCAGCCTAAATACTCTTAAATAATAATATTTATCATTAGCAATACTCTTAAGGGCCACTATGAAATTATCAGAAATTAAACCTGGCGATACGGTGACAATTCGTTTGTTAGATGGTCTTTCATCAGATATTAGAAAAAAGCTTATGGTAATGGGGCTACTTCCGAACACAGAAGTTAAGGTGATCAGACGCGCACCGATGGGAGACCCGCTACAAGTTGAGGTACGCGGTGTATCTGTTGCGTTAAGAGAAACCATTGCTCAAAAAATTGAAGTGGAGCGAGTGTAATGCAGTATCAAGTTCTTACCGTAGGTAACCCAAACAGCGGTAAAACCACTCTTTTTAATGGTTTGACTGGTGCCAAACAGCAAGTCGGTAACTGGGCGGGCGTGACTGTCGAGAAAAAAACGGGTCAATTTAAGCACGCGGGTGATGAGTTTTTACTGACGGACTTACCGGGCATTTACTCTCTGGATAGCGGTAACGATA from Vibrio parahaemolyticus encodes the following:
- a CDS encoding FeoA family protein; this encodes MKLSEIKPGDTVTIRLLDGLSSDIRKKLMVMGLLPNTEVKVIRRAPMGDPLQVEVRGVSVALRETIAQKIEVERV